One window from the genome of Candidatus Zymogenus saltonus encodes:
- a CDS encoding CapA family protein, producing the protein MAFEKRLLKKGGGLHHGVLLFGTIFLLIVVFVPGCVPLREVGVPGEVVEEEREFTLLAVGDINLGRKAGKIILEGKTDYAFEKTKDIISGADIAFANLESTISDQGGETKSGVWRFTAPPDAANSLKNAGFDIVSMANNHIWDYGKEALFETIEHLDKVEILSVGVGEDLDHAYAPVIMEVNGIKVAFLAVANIFNYGEYPDHKAFKYLAWLNKETLKERLGPKIREAKEQADVVVVSAHWDWEYKDRPCELTVDLAHGIADCGADIILGHHPHVPQGFEVYNGTFIVYSLGNFAFHQSSEHSRWKKLSIILVLTVTKDGVKSFEMIPVKVGYQPELAEGELAEEIISHVWDISYSVDFFDRKDDAQKLPYGGGLSEGSEAPVD; encoded by the coding sequence ATGGCTTTTGAAAAAAGACTTTTGAAAAAAGGAGGCGGACTTCACCACGGAGTCCTGCTCTTTGGGACAATCTTTCTCTTAATCGTAGTTTTTGTTCCCGGGTGCGTGCCCCTGAGGGAGGTGGGCGTCCCCGGGGAGGTTGTCGAGGAGGAGAGGGAGTTCACCCTTCTGGCGGTGGGCGACATAAACCTCGGCAGGAAGGCGGGGAAGATCATCCTCGAGGGGAAGACCGACTACGCCTTTGAGAAGACCAAGGATATAATCTCCGGGGCGGACATCGCCTTCGCCAACCTCGAGAGCACCATATCCGACCAGGGAGGCGAGACAAAGAGCGGGGTGTGGCGCTTCACGGCGCCGCCGGACGCGGCAAACAGCCTCAAAAACGCCGGATTCGACATCGTCTCCATGGCCAACAACCACATCTGGGACTACGGAAAGGAAGCCCTCTTCGAGACGATAGAACACTTGGATAAAGTGGAGATATTGAGCGTGGGGGTCGGCGAAGACCTCGACCACGCCTACGCCCCAGTGATAATGGAGGTGAACGGTATAAAGGTTGCCTTTCTGGCGGTGGCCAATATCTTCAACTACGGCGAGTACCCGGACCACAAGGCCTTCAAGTATCTCGCGTGGCTGAACAAGGAGACGCTGAAGGAAAGGCTGGGGCCGAAGATAAGAGAGGCCAAGGAGCAGGCCGACGTGGTCGTGGTGAGCGCCCACTGGGACTGGGAGTACAAAGACAGGCCGTGCGAACTGACCGTTGACCTCGCCCACGGGATTGCCGACTGCGGGGCGGACATAATCCTGGGTCACCACCCACACGTCCCCCAGGGGTTCGAGGTCTACAACGGGACCTTTATCGTATACTCGCTGGGCAACTTCGCCTTCCACCAGAGCTCGGAGCACTCCAGGTGGAAGAAGCTGAGCATCATCCTTGTACTCACCGTCACAAAGGACGGCGTCAAGTCGTTCGAGATGATCCCTGTCAAGGTGGGCTATCAGCCCGAGTTGGCCGAGGGTGAGCTGGCAGAAGAGATCATCTCCCACGTCTGGGATATCTCCTACTCCGTGGATTTCTTCGACAGAAAGGACGATGCACAAAAGCTCCCCTACGGCGGCGGGCTGAGCGAAGGGTCGGAGGCGCCGGTCGATTGA
- a CDS encoding OmpA family protein — MKGKVLVAVMAAAALALLVGCGGVTSGPSYDALNAAKADFEKATALGMKACTPCEYAIAEAELEFAEHHLNELKIDRFRMHLAKANAMIAEGVDKLKLCKVIYFDFDKYAIRPEFYPILYHMAQTMLKYEDVNVEVQGHTCSIGTEKYNCWLGQKRADSVKGALTLYEVPEERLTTVSWGEYMPAESNATEAGRIKNRRVEFDIIYK; from the coding sequence ATGAAGGGTAAAGTCCTTGTAGCCGTTATGGCTGCAGCGGCTCTGGCGCTTCTGGTGGGGTGTGGAGGAGTTACCTCCGGACCAAGCTACGATGCGCTTAACGCCGCTAAAGCTGATTTTGAGAAGGCCACGGCACTGGGCATGAAGGCCTGTACTCCCTGCGAGTACGCAATTGCCGAGGCCGAGCTTGAGTTTGCTGAGCATCACCTCAACGAGCTCAAGATCGATCGCTTCAGGATGCACCTGGCGAAGGCAAACGCGATGATCGCCGAGGGCGTAGACAAGCTGAAGCTCTGTAAGGTCATTTATTTTGACTTTGATAAGTATGCCATCAGACCTGAATTCTATCCAATCCTCTATCATATGGCTCAGACCATGCTGAAGTATGAGGATGTCAACGTGGAAGTTCAGGGACATACTTGTTCTATCGGAACCGAGAAATACAACTGCTGGCTCGGTCAGAAGAGAGCGGACAGTGTAAAAGGCGCTCTTACGCTCTACGAAGTGCCTGAAGAGAGGCTTACGACCGTCAGCTGGGGCGAGTATATGCCCGCTGAGAGCAACGCCACAGAGGCCGGTAGGATCAAAAACAGAAGAGTTGAGTTCGATATCATTTACAAATAA
- the kdsA gene encoding 3-deoxy-8-phosphooctulonate synthase: protein MTRIVNIGDIEIGGERPFVLIAGPCVIEGEKVAMETGAAIKKIAEELKIPYIYKSSYDKANRSSVSSYRGPGMEEGLKILKKVREYLGVPVLSDVHTVDEVRRAAEVLDVLQIPAFLCRQTDLLLEAGRTKKPVNVKKGQFLAPEDIINVVDKIESEGNKDIILTERGATFGYHNLVVDFRSLQIMREGLVRVTGGVAHPLKDEEHPAVVFDATHSVQLPGGADGITGGDRRFIPTLARAAVASGVDGIFMEVHPDPPSALCDATNQFHLKHLKRLLEQLFTLDSIIKNEKNNDFC, encoded by the coding sequence ATGACAAGGATCGTAAACATCGGGGATATCGAGATAGGGGGAGAGAGACCCTTCGTTCTTATTGCCGGCCCCTGCGTCATCGAGGGGGAGAAAGTGGCCATGGAGACCGGCGCCGCCATAAAGAAGATCGCGGAGGAGCTGAAAATACCCTACATCTACAAGTCTTCCTACGATAAGGCGAACAGGTCGAGCGTTTCATCCTACAGGGGCCCCGGCATGGAAGAGGGGCTGAAGATTTTAAAAAAGGTGAGGGAATATCTGGGGGTCCCGGTCCTCTCCGACGTTCACACCGTCGACGAGGTCAGGCGGGCGGCGGAGGTCCTTGACGTCCTGCAGATCCCCGCCTTTTTGTGTCGCCAGACCGACCTGCTTTTGGAGGCGGGGAGGACAAAAAAGCCGGTGAACGTGAAGAAGGGGCAGTTTCTCGCCCCGGAGGATATTATTAATGTAGTGGATAAGATCGAGAGCGAGGGAAACAAGGATATTATATTGACGGAGAGGGGGGCGACCTTCGGGTATCACAACCTCGTGGTCGACTTCCGGTCTCTCCAGATCATGCGGGAGGGCCTTGTTAGGGTGACGGGGGGAGTGGCCCATCCCTTGAAGGATGAGGAGCACCCGGCGGTGGTCTTTGACGCCACCCACAGCGTTCAGCTCCCGGGGGGGGCGGACGGAATTACCGGGGGCGACAGGAGGTTTATCCCTACCCTCGCCAGGGCGGCCGTGGCGTCAGGCGTGGATGGTATCTTCATGGAGGTTCATCCCGATCCGCCCAGCGCCCTCTGCGACGCAACGAACCAGTTTCATTTAAAACATCTAAAAAGACTTTTAGAGCAACTTTTTACACTGGATTCCATAATAAAAAATGAAAAAAATAACGATTTTTGTTGA
- a CDS encoding HesA/MoeB/ThiF family protein, which yields MGRSKDIVGEIQKRSGIILLPDGSSIRSIGLEESIKVSKICDTPRREVEIEALSRDIVPTRYIRNLGTLGIVGQMKLLKSLVAVVGIGGLGGTVVRSLARLGVGGLILVDCDTFSEDNLNRQEMSTEKAVGRAKVEVATEEVGRINGAVDVEVVKLRAEEGELIEILKSADVAVDALDNILSRFALQRAAKALKIPLVHGSVAGFVGQVSTILPGDKGYSVIYGDEDELPERGVETGLGNLPGVVGAVASIQSVEVLKIITGLGEPLRGKQLFFDLESSVFEIFAH from the coding sequence GTGGGAAGAAGCAAGGATATTGTCGGCGAAATCCAAAAGCGCTCCGGGATTATTCTCCTGCCTGACGGGTCTTCGATAAGGTCGATAGGTCTTGAGGAATCTATAAAGGTATCGAAGATTTGCGATACGCCCAGAAGGGAGGTAGAGATCGAGGCCCTGAGTCGAGATATAGTCCCCACAAGGTATATCAGAAATTTAGGGACCCTCGGAATCGTGGGGCAGATGAAGCTCCTAAAGTCTCTTGTCGCCGTGGTAGGAATCGGCGGCCTCGGGGGCACGGTGGTCAGAAGCTTGGCCAGGCTGGGTGTGGGGGGCCTCATCCTCGTCGACTGCGATACATTTTCCGAGGACAACCTCAACCGCCAGGAGATGTCGACGGAAAAAGCGGTCGGGAGGGCGAAGGTGGAGGTGGCGACCGAAGAGGTCGGGAGGATAAACGGCGCCGTCGACGTTGAGGTCGTAAAGCTAAGGGCCGAAGAAGGAGAATTGATCGAAATCCTTAAAAGTGCCGATGTGGCCGTCGACGCCCTCGATAATATCCTCTCGAGGTTCGCCCTGCAGAGGGCGGCAAAGGCCCTAAAAATCCCCCTTGTTCATGGCTCGGTGGCCGGCTTCGTGGGGCAGGTCTCGACCATCCTCCCGGGTGACAAGGGCTATTCGGTCATCTACGGAGATGAGGATGAGCTCCCGGAGAGGGGCGTGGAAACCGGCCTCGGAAACCTCCCTGGAGTCGTCGGAGCCGTCGCCTCGATCCAATCCGTCGAGGTCTTGAAGATCATCACCGGCCTGGGCGAGCCATTGAGAGGAAAACAGCTCTTTTTCGATCTTGAAAGCTCTGTTTTTGAAATCTTTGCGCATTAA